The Oryzias melastigma strain HK-1 linkage group LG6, ASM292280v2, whole genome shotgun sequence genome includes a window with the following:
- the endouc gene encoding poly(U)-specific endoribonuclease-C, whose protein sequence is MAARNLCGVLLVALFLHASRVESSVNQELSNIFNELWSLDVNRMTPGIDYNISVQNRAGFVSQGSTVVRDQAPQPLFSNVNEDKMKRTTTFFLLMKLLDNYERSSSVSEQYTPEETTEISLFLDAVLETQVMKRTHQYLVSKGKSSSDLTTFKNQLNWIWFHLYNRQRNTSPDSCGFEHIFVGETKTSSEIAGFHNWVQFYLQEKSTHLDYKGFKGGLQDQPDSDDHVLNLQFSWHGALKPVGSAFIGTSPEFEMGVFTILFLMNTERSTKVVVDIDQCQLELLVVRHGNSLGSAFPKLLSSNSRHVRQPAQ, encoded by the exons ATGGCTGCAAG GAATCTCTGTGGAGTCCTCCTTGTTGCTCTCTTTCTGCATGCATCCAG GGTCGAATCTTCTGTGAATCAGGAGTTATCCAACATATTCAACGAGCTGTGGAGCTTGGATGTGAATCGAATGACGCCTGGGATTGATTACAACATCTCTGTTCAG AACAGAGCCGGGTTTGTGAGCCAGGGCAGCACGGTGGTGAGGGATCAAGCCCCTCAGCCTCTGTTCTCCAATGTCAACGAGGATAAAATGAAGAGGACCACCACCTTTTTTC TCCTCATGAAACTCCTGGACAACTATGAGCGTTCTTCCAGTGTGTCGGAGCAATACACGCCAGAGGAGACCACAGAAATCAGCCTCTTCTTGGATGCAGTTTTGGAAACTCAAGTCATGAAG AGGACTCATCAGTACCTTGTGAGCAAAGGAAAGTCCAGCTCTGACCTAACAACCTTCAAGAATCAGCTCAACTGGATCTGGTTCCACCTGTACAACCGTCAGAGAAACACCAG CCCGGACTCCTGCGGATTTGAACACATCTTTGTCGGGGAGACCAAAACCAGTTCGGAAATAGCTGGTTTTCACAACTGGGTCCAGTTCTACCTGCAAGAAAAAAGCACTCATCTGGACTACAAAGGGTTCAAGGGCGGGCTTCAAGACCAG CCGGATTCCGACGACCACGTTCTGAACCTGCAGTTCAGCTGGCACGGTGCTCTCAAACCCGTTGGAAGTGCCTTCATTGGGACCAGCCCCGAGTTTGAGATGGGAGTCTTCACCATCCTCTTTCTGATGAACACTGAGAGAAGCACCAAGGTGGTGGTGGACATCGACCAGTGCcagctggagctgctggtgGTCCGACATGGCAACTCCCTTGGGTCGGCGTTCCCCAAACTGctcagcagcaacagcagaCACGTCCGTCAGCCAGCGCAATGA